Sequence from the Undibacterium piscinae genome:
GTAGCTGGCGCTTGGCGAGCTGTGGCATGGCGAGCGGCTTAGGCCCTAGTTGCTCGACTAATGCGCGCGCGATTTCGTGCGAGCGAATCGCCAATACCGATAACAAAGTATCGGCCAGACCGTGGGTGGTTTCGGAAGAGCCTTGCACAAAAATCGGCGGCTGCACGTGCCGCGGCGCGGCCAGCTGATAATTACGGCCGATAGTGAAACCCTCGAGTTCATGCTCTAGCTCGGCCAGCAGTGCCTGGCTGGTGTCACGCTGGTAGCCAGTGGCGACGATCACGCGCTGATACGCTAGCTGGCGAATTTGCGGTGCACCGGCTTGTTGCAGGTAGATGCTGATGCCATCCTGATCGCACTGTAGCTGCTCAATCGTGGACGAACTGAGCACCCGCAGCCGTTCTTGGCCGAGCACGCGCTGCGCGTACAGCATGGCGCTGATGCGTTCTATCAGGTCGCTGTCGACCACCGCATAATTGGTATGGCGGAATTCCGCCAGTAAGGAGCGCCGCACTTGTTCTGGCTGGCCGAAGAAATAGTCGGTGTAGTCAGGGTCAAAGATGTGATTGATCGAAGGCCCATCCTCGGACGGCTTGAGAGTGGAACCGCGCAGTATCAGATCTACCTTGGCGTTCGGATAGCGCGCCACCAGATCGAGGAAAATCTCGGCCGCACTCTGGCCGCCACCCACCACCGCCAGCGCAGGTGCGCCAGCGGCATCGAGTGGCTGGCGCGCTATCTCACTCAGATAGCGCGAAGAATGAATGATGCGCGGATCACGGTGTTTGGCGAAGCTGGCTGGTATGAAGGGACGCCCGCCCGGTGCAAATACCAGACTGCGGGTGCGGCGCTGGCGTTCGCGTCCGGCCGCATCGGCCGAATGTACCTGCAGCGCGACCACGTCTGCGCCCTGGTATTCGGGCACCACGCGGGTGACGCTCTCGCCATAGTGGCAATTTTGCTCGAAGTGGCCGGCGCTCCAGCGCAGGTAGTCGTTGAACTCGATACGGCTAGGGAAGAAAGTTTTTTGATTGATAAAGGCTTCCAGGCGGTTATGCCGGCGTAGATAATTGATGAAGGAGTAGGGGCTGGTGGGATCGCGCAGTGAGACCAGATCCTTGAGGAAGGAGATCTGCATATCGGTACCCGGCAGCAGCATATCGCCGTGCCAGGTAAATTGCGGCTGACGCTCGATGAAGCAATGCGTCAATGTGCCCGCGCTGGCTTGCCGCATTGCGTCGAGTGCGATCGCCAAGGCCAAATTGGAGGGGCCAAAACCCACTCCGACCATGTCGTAAGTTTGTGGTTCAGTGTTCATGCTGTTCCTTCTCTTTTAGATGAGGCAAACAAGGGCGTGCTAGTTCAGGCTTTCAGGCTAGGGTGCCATAGACGATTGCTGAAAAATTTCTCGCGCATCAGCATTACCAGGGTGGCGCGCTTGTGCGGGAAATCGAAGTCCTTGAGCGCGGCAAAGCCGGAACGCTCCAGATTGCGCACCTGACGCGTGTGGCTGGCGGCAGGCTCACCGACGATGCGCTGGGTGCGTGGCTCGTCTAGGAAAATATAGTGCATTAGCGAGGGCAGCCAGGCGCTAATGAATTGGCCGCCAGAATAAGCCTGTTCGCCCACCAGTACGTGCCAGCCGCGGTCGTAGTCGTCGGCCGCGTAGTAAGGACCAAGACGATTTTCCTGAGCCCAATAGACTTCCATGTAGCCGAATGCGATGCCATCGAATTCGGCGATCAGCGGCAGCATGTGCGGGTCAGCCAGGCGGCCGTTTAGATAGGCGCGCTGGTAATCCAGATCGCCCTCTTCCTGAAAAAACTGCGCCACACGGGTATCGTTCATCCACTTGTGCATGGTGTTGAGATCCTGCTCCACGCTCGCCACCCGAAATGAAATGCTCTGACCCAGCCAGGGAATGAAGCGTTGGTAGACATAGCCCTGCGGTTTGGCCGGGCGCAGCGGGTGCCAGCGTTCGCCAGTGCGCACGTGGTGTTGCGGGTAGAGCGCGGGCGTCTGTGGTAACCAGAGTTGCGGCAATTGCCACAGCATGGCTGGGGCTACGCTCAGTGCCGCACCGACTTCACGCGCGATTCCGCTGCGCAGGAGTAGCGCTTTGAGTTCTGGCCATTCTTTGGCATGCAGGCGCAATTCGACTAGTTCCGAGTGGCTGGCGCTGACCGTCTCGAGTGCCGCTAGCAAGGCAGCCTGCAGCAATTCTGGCGGCTGCGCAGCCGCTGTGATGCGCGTCAGCCAGCACTCTGCACCTCGGTCTATACTCAGATCTAGCACGGCTTGCTGTTGCTGTCGTACGCTTAGCTGATCGCCATGGTAATTCACCTCGAAAGTTTGGCCAGAAAGGCTGGCGCTGCGGAAGGCTGGGATGTTTGCGTTATGGTTCATGTCGGTTCCTGGTGTGTAGTCCCATGGCATACACCATGGGATAGCGCGGCGGGATTGCGTGTCCCGCTGGCTAGGCTTGAATGGCTGGCTAGGCAATTACCACAGGTAGCGGGCTGTGAGTTGGGCGCGGCGACGCGCGGCGTAAATGCAGGTGCTGTCAGAAGCACAGTTACCCAGATAAATTTTATCGCTCAGATTATTGATGTTGAGCGCCAGGTCCCAGTTGCGGTAGCGGTAGCCCAGCATGGCATCACTCAGCGTCACGCCGTCGTTGCTGAAGGTATTGGCATCGTCGCTATAAGTGGAACCGATACGGCGCAGCCCAGCACCGGCACGCCAGCCGTTGTCGAATTGGCGTTCGGCCCAAGCGGCCAGGTTGACACGCGGCACCAGCGACGGACGCTTGCCTACATTGCCGTCGTTGTTTTGGGTGATTTCGCCGTCGAGTCCGGTGAAGGAAGCGTTGACTTTCCAGTGTTTGTCCAGCTCCGCTTCGGCTTCCAATTCTATCCCGCGCACGCGTACTTCACCGCGCTGTATCTGGGCACCGATGCCCAGATTGGCTGGGTCGGCGGTGAGCACATTGCGTTTGCGCAGATCGAACAGCGCGCCAGTGAGCAGCAGCGCGCGGTTTAGCGGCGCCCATTTCAAACCGATTTCCGCTTGCTTGCCCTGCTCCGGCACAAAGTTGCGGCCATCCACGCTTTGCCCTATCACGGGGCGGAAAGAGGTGGCATAGCTGATATACGGCGCCAAGCCGTTCGGACCCAACCAGGTCAGACCCAAGCGGCCGGTATTGGCCGCGTCTTTCTGGCTGTTTTGGCTGGCTTTGATGTAGTCCTCGTTATCGATATTGCTCTGGTCGCGGCGTAGCCCAGCCGTCAGCAAATATTGGCCGGCAAATTTTAATTGGTCTTGCACATAGATCCCAGTCTGGCTTAGGGTGCTGCGCTTGTCTTCGTACATATCGGCCTGGCCTACCGTCTGGCCATACACCGGTGCGATGATATCGAGGGTAGGCGCATCGCCATAATAGTTTTGCCCCTGTTGGACCGCGCGGCTGTAATCGAGACCCGCCACCAAGGTATTTTCTAGTCCGTCGAACTTGGTGTTCCATTCCAGATTTTGATCGGCCGTGAACACCCGCGCCTTTTGCTGTGCAGAGAAATTGGCGCGTTTTACTGTGCGTTGATCGTCTTCCAATGTCGTCATGTAAAGGTTACGGTAGTCGACAGTCTCGCTGGCGCTGCGCACGTTCTGGCGCACTTTCCAGGCTGGCGAGAAACGCTTTTCAAAGGCATAGCCTATGCTGCGTTGCTCGGTCTGGAAACGGTCTACACCCGGTTCGCCGACGAAGCGGTTGGACGGTATAGTTCCAAATGGCCCGGTTTTCTGGGTGCCGACCGCCGGCAGATAAAAGTTCGGTGGTACATCGTCTTTTTGCAGATAGGCCAGTAGCGTGAGTGAGGTATCGGCGTCCGGCTGCCAGCTCAAGCTGGGGGCAAAGAAAAGCCGGTTGTCTTTGGTATTGTCGACCTGGCCCTTGGCTTCGCGCGCGAGTGCTGTTACGCGATAACGCCATACGCCTTTTTCATCGAGCGGCCCGCCCACATCGGCCGCGATCTGACGCCGCTCGAAACTCCCATAGCTCACTTCGATTTCGCCTTGTTGGCTAGCTGGTGGACGTTTGCTGACAGCATTCACCAGGCCGCCCACTTCGGCCTGTCCATACATGACCGAACTCGGGCCGCGCAGTACTTCCAAGCGCTCCAGACCATACGGTTCCAGCGTAAATGCAGTGAAGCCGCGGGTAGGCAGATTCAGAGCATCGCGGAACACCCCGTTAGAACCTGATTCGAAGCCACGTATCATGTACTGATCAAAGCGCGGATCCACTCCATAACTTTCGACTTGCATGCCGGCACTGTAGCGCAGCGCTTGCGGAATGCTGCTGGCTTTTTGGGCATCCAGGCGCTCGCGATTAAGTACTGAAATCGACTGCGGTACTTCGATCAGCGCCGTTTCATTTTTACTGCCCACGCTGCTGCGCTTGGCAATGCTGTCTGCCTCGCCCAGGACAGTGATGTTACCTAAATTCGATTGCGTCGCTTCCGCGGTATCTGCGGCGCTGGCCGCTAACTGGCAACTGCCCATCAGGACGATGGCACTGGCCACGGCACGTGCTAGTGGATGTTTTGTTTGCTGCTTCAACTGCTGTTTCATTGGGTAAAGCCTTATCAAGATTGGAAAAAAATTGGAAAAAATACTGAGCATCAGCTGTGTTTAACCCGCCAGTGCTTGTTCTACACTTTGGGCGAAACTCAGATGGAACTGGGGATCGGCGATGATGCTCAAATGGGTGCTGCCGGGGATGGGGTGTACCCTTTCTACCCGGCTCGATTGTTTGCGCCAGTCAATCACGTTCATTCCGCGCAGTAGCGAGTCTTCTGCGATCCAGGCGTGGATGCGACAATCTAGCGGTGCCAGCACATAGTCGCGGAACACCAAGGCGTTCTCCATCAGGGTCCAGAAAATGTGCTCGCGGCTGCCGATAGCCGGGCCGTCCAGCGGTAGCGTGTCTGGGCTGTTATTCACGTAGTGCAGAAATTGGGTGTAGACGGTGGCATCCATACGGCCCAGCAGTCGCAGCCAGCGTTCGCGCATCTGACTTAGCTTCAGCCAGGCATCGATATCGTTTTGCAAGCTGAGTCGCAAAGCGGGCGCCAAAGGTTTTTCGCCACCCACGGCAAACTCGGCGTCGAGTGCACACACGTCAAGCATGCCGACCAACTGCACGTCCACGTTATCGCCCAACAGACGCGCCGCCTCATACGCCAAAATGCCGCCCCAGGACCAGCCCAGTAGCATGACTGGCTGGCCGGCGCTGTGTGTGCGTATATGATCGGCATAGCGTGCTGCCAGCGCATTCACGGCGAGTGGTTCGCCCTCACCGCCGGCTAAGGAGTGGCAGATAAAACCGGTGGCTGGCTGGTCTGGGCCCAGGTAAGTCACCAGGCGACTGTATTCCAGTGTGCTTACCAGTAGACCGGGGAAGCAATACAACATAGGTTTGCTGCCACCGCGCTGCAGATAAACTACTTCGCTGGCTGCTAAATTCTGCTCCTTCAGTGCGCGCGCCAGTTGGGCAATGTCGGGATAATTGAATAGATCGGCGATACCCAGAGCGTGCTCAGGTAAATGCGTGTCTAGCATGGTCAGCACCCGCAGCGCGCTCAATGAATCACCGCCCAGTTCGAAGAAATTATCTGTCACGCCGACCTGCTGCAACTGCAGTACTTCCTGCCAGATCGCCACCAACTGCTGTTCAAGTTGATTCGAGGCGGCGACCAGCTCGCGGCTTTGTTGGCTAGGCAACGGCAGCGCCTTACGGTCAATTTTTCCATTTGGCGTGAGCGGCAGTTGATCCAGCAGGACGATCGCGGCTGGCACCATATAGTCGGGTAACTGCGCTGCCAGCTGGTTGCGCAGTGTGCCAGCGTCTATGCTAGCGGTCGGATCGAGCAGCGAATTGAGCACAGGATAGAGCACTACATAGGCCACCAACTTGGCGCCTTGCGCAGTTTGTTGCAGCAGCACCACCGCTTCGCGCACCGCGCTCAGCTGGCCCAGTGCCGATTCTATCTCACCGAGTTCGATGCGAAAGCCACGCAGCTTGACCTGATGGTCGAGTCGCCCTAAATATTCGATGATGCCGTCGGCGCGCCAGCGCACCTGGTCGCCGGTGCGGTACATGCGTCCACCGTCCGCCGCGAAAGGGTCGGGAATGAAACGGTCGGCGGTGGCCGCTGGTTGGCCGTGATAGCCGCGTGCCAGACAAGCACCACCGATATGCAGCTCGCCGGCCACGCCGGGCGGTAGCGGATTGAGGTCGGCGTCCAGCACATAGGCCCTACGTGCACCGACGGCGCGCCCGATCGGGGCGAACGCACCTTCAAAACTGGCGTCAGCGCTGGTTTTCCATGCCAGTGGCGAGATCACCGTTTCGGTCGGGCCGTAGCCATTGATCAGGCAGTCGGGTGCCAAGGTGCGCTTGACTTGTTCGAAGGTGGCGCGTGGCATGCCTTCGCCGCCAAACGACAGCAGCCGCAAAGGTGCGGCAGTGCCATGTCCATCGGCCCACTCGGCCAGTTGCTGCACATAGCTGGTGGGGAAACCCGCATTGTTGACCCGGTGCGCGCGCATCGCAGCATGGGTTTCGGAAGCGCTCCACAATGCCGCGCCGCGCAAGACCGCGCAGCCACCCACGATCAGCGGCACGATCCAGCGCTCATGCGCACCATCGAAACTGATAGAAAGGAAGTGCAGCTCGCGCGAGGCGGCAGTCATTTCGTAGAGTTCGGCGGTGGCCTGGCAATGCAGCGACAGTGGGCCGTGCGCTACCGCCACGCCTTTGGGGCGGCCAGTAGAACCGGAGGTATAAATGATGTAAGCCAACTGCTGTGGCAGTACCCGCAGCAGCGGATTGCTGGCCGGCTGCTGCGCCAGATCCAGAGTGTCTAGCAGTATGCTGCTGCCGTTCGTGAGTGTCGGTAATTGGCTTTGTAGCGAGCTCTGCGTCAGCAAAAAGGAGACCGTCGCATCATCGAGCATGTAGGCGATGCGCTCTTGCGGATAAGCTGTATCGATAGGCACTAATGCGCCGCCGGCTTTAAATACGGCCAATAGGGTGACGATCAGATCGACGCCGCGCTCCAGCGCCACCGCGACCCGGGTTTCGGCGCCGACGCCAGCAGCAATCAGGTAATGTGCCAAACGATTGGCGGCGGCGTGCATGGCGCTGTGGCTGAGCGTCTGGCTGCCGCACACCAGTGCATCGCCCTGCCCATGATAGGCTAATTGGCGCTCCATGAGTTGATGTACCGGCAGCGGCGCATAAGTGGCGGCTGGCCACGGCGCGCTCAGAGTCGCCAAGGTTTGCGCATCGACCAATTGCAACTGATCTAGCCTGGCCTGCGGTGTTGCCAGCGCTTGCGTTAATAGTGCAATCAAGCGCTGCAGCAGCGCGGCTGCGCTGCTTTGCTCGAATAGCGCAGCGGCATACGACAGGGTCAGCGTATGACGGCCATCGGAGTGTGTGCTGGCACGCAGGAATAGATCGACCCGCAGCGCTTGGTCTTCCTCTAGGTGCACAGTTACATTGCGGCGCGCCTGTAAGACGCTGGCATGTTGGCGCCACACGAAGGCGGCCTGGAAGGGCAGTTCGTGTTTCTGGAAACCATCCGCGTTCAAGCCTTCCAGCAGGCGCTCGAATGGCAGCGCGGCATGCGCCAGGTTGGTCGCATCTTCCTCGCGTACCAGTTTTAGCAGCGTGGCAAAACTCATGCTGCTGTCCAAGCTCAGACTCGATACCAGCAGGTTCTCGAAGGGACCAAGCAGGCGCGCCTGCTCGCTGGTACGTCCGGCGTCCAGCGTGGCCATACGGATGTTGGACTGCGCCGTGTGGCGGTACAGCAGCACCGCAAAGGCCGCGCGCAGCACCTGTTCGGGACGCGCCGCAGCTTGCACACAAAAGGCGTGCAAGCTATTGGACAGTTCGTGCGTAAGTTCGTTGCTTAGCTGCGCATCGGCAAAGTTAGGCGCAGCCGTGCGTGGCCGGTCTAGCGATAGTGCCAGCGCCGACTCGCCCTCGGCCAGTTTGTGCATCCAGTAATCGTAGTCGGGATAGCGTTGGCCGGCGCTTAGCTGTGCCAATTGCTGGGTGGCGTGC
This genomic interval carries:
- a CDS encoding lysine N(6)-hydroxylase/L-ornithine N(5)-oxygenase family protein — encoded protein: MNTEPQTYDMVGVGFGPSNLALAIALDAMRQASAGTLTHCFIERQPQFTWHGDMLLPGTDMQISFLKDLVSLRDPTSPYSFINYLRRHNRLEAFINQKTFFPSRIEFNDYLRWSAGHFEQNCHYGESVTRVVPEYQGADVVALQVHSADAAGRERQRRTRSLVFAPGGRPFIPASFAKHRDPRIIHSSRYLSEIARQPLDAAGAPALAVVGGGQSAAEIFLDLVARYPNAKVDLILRGSTLKPSEDGPSINHIFDPDYTDYFFGQPEQVRRSLLAEFRHTNYAVVDSDLIERISAMLYAQRVLGQERLRVLSSSTIEQLQCDQDGISIYLQQAGAPQIRQLAYQRVIVATGYQRDTSQALLAELEHELEGFTIGRNYQLAAPRHVQPPIFVQGSSETTHGLADTLLSVLAIRSHEIARALVEQLGPKPLAMPQLAKRQLLEEIQ
- a CDS encoding acetyltransferase is translated as MLWQLPQLWLPQTPALYPQHHVRTGERWHPLRPAKPQGYVYQRFIPWLGQSISFRVASVEQDLNTMHKWMNDTRVAQFFQEEGDLDYQRAYLNGRLADPHMLPLIAEFDGIAFGYMEVYWAQENRLGPYYAADDYDRGWHVLVGEQAYSGGQFISAWLPSLMHYIFLDEPRTQRIVGEPAASHTRQVRNLERSGFAALKDFDFPHKRATLVMLMREKFFSNRLWHPSLKA
- a CDS encoding TonB-dependent siderophore receptor, whose translation is MKQQLKQQTKHPLARAVASAIVLMGSCQLAASAADTAEATQSNLGNITVLGEADSIAKRSSVGSKNETALIEVPQSISVLNRERLDAQKASSIPQALRYSAGMQVESYGVDPRFDQYMIRGFESGSNGVFRDALNLPTRGFTAFTLEPYGLERLEVLRGPSSVMYGQAEVGGLVNAVSKRPPASQQGEIEVSYGSFERRQIAADVGGPLDEKGVWRYRVTALAREAKGQVDNTKDNRLFFAPSLSWQPDADTSLTLLAYLQKDDVPPNFYLPAVGTQKTGPFGTIPSNRFVGEPGVDRFQTEQRSIGYAFEKRFSPAWKVRQNVRSASETVDYRNLYMTTLEDDQRTVKRANFSAQQKARVFTADQNLEWNTKFDGLENTLVAGLDYSRAVQQGQNYYGDAPTLDIIAPVYGQTVGQADMYEDKRSTLSQTGIYVQDQLKFAGQYLLTAGLRRDQSNIDNEDYIKASQNSQKDAANTGRLGLTWLGPNGLAPYISYATSFRPVIGQSVDGRNFVPEQGKQAEIGLKWAPLNRALLLTGALFDLRKRNVLTADPANLGIGAQIQRGEVRVRGIELEAEAELDKHWKVNASFTGLDGEITQNNDGNVGKRPSLVPRVNLAAWAERQFDNGWRAGAGLRRIGSTYSDDANTFSNDGVTLSDAMLGYRYRNWDLALNINNLSDKIYLGNCASDSTCIYAARRRAQLTARYLW
- a CDS encoding amino acid adenylation domain-containing protein; this encodes MAEGSPQAAAPALVSPAQRSLWFLSQLAHSEQRLHIRVELHWPEAIEPNLIAQALSLLQARHPILQTSFHRLAWGDIEQRQGGAAALLLECNGDYASWSKQQDFELERQPGLKAWLCGDTLILALHRIVADTASATLLVEELLRSLAGETLPAQGPQSYQQHATQQLAQLSAGQRYPDYDYWMHKLAEGESALALSLDRPRTAAPNFADAQLSNELTHELSNSLHAFCVQAAARPEQVLRAAFAVLLYRHTAQSNIRMATLDAGRTSEQARLLGPFENLLVSSLSLDSSMSFATLLKLVREEDATNLAHAALPFERLLEGLNADGFQKHELPFQAAFVWRQHASVLQARRNVTVHLEEDQALRVDLFLRASTHSDGRHTLTLSYAAALFEQSSAAALLQRLIALLTQALATPQARLDQLQLVDAQTLATLSAPWPAATYAPLPVHQLMERQLAYHGQGDALVCGSQTLSHSAMHAAANRLAHYLIAAGVGAETRVAVALERGVDLIVTLLAVFKAGGALVPIDTAYPQERIAYMLDDATVSFLLTQSSLQSQLPTLTNGSSILLDTLDLAQQPASNPLLRVLPQQLAYIIYTSGSTGRPKGVAVAHGPLSLHCQATAELYEMTAASRELHFLSISFDGAHERWIVPLIVGGCAVLRGAALWSASETHAAMRAHRVNNAGFPTSYVQQLAEWADGHGTAAPLRLLSFGGEGMPRATFEQVKRTLAPDCLINGYGPTETVISPLAWKTSADASFEGAFAPIGRAVGARRAYVLDADLNPLPPGVAGELHIGGACLARGYHGQPAATADRFIPDPFAADGGRMYRTGDQVRWRADGIIEYLGRLDHQVKLRGFRIELGEIESALGQLSAVREAVVLLQQTAQGAKLVAYVVLYPVLNSLLDPTASIDAGTLRNQLAAQLPDYMVPAAIVLLDQLPLTPNGKIDRKALPLPSQQSRELVAASNQLEQQLVAIWQEVLQLQQVGVTDNFFELGGDSLSALRVLTMLDTHLPEHALGIADLFNYPDIAQLARALKEQNLAASEVVYLQRGGSKPMLYCFPGLLVSTLEYSRLVTYLGPDQPATGFICHSLAGGEGEPLAVNALAARYADHIRTHSAGQPVMLLGWSWGGILAYEAARLLGDNVDVQLVGMLDVCALDAEFAVGGEKPLAPALRLSLQNDIDAWLKLSQMRERWLRLLGRMDATVYTQFLHYVNNSPDTLPLDGPAIGSREHIFWTLMENALVFRDYVLAPLDCRIHAWIAEDSLLRGMNVIDWRKQSSRVERVHPIPGSTHLSIIADPQFHLSFAQSVEQALAG